In Pseudomonas sp. MYb327, one DNA window encodes the following:
- a CDS encoding bifunctional diguanylate cyclase/phosphodiesterase, giving the protein MEWLGLHFITELPESGQVILNCLHDPFLVLLAYLVACAGSFATLDMADRLVHAEKPASQRLWRWVGAGCLSGGIWAMHFIGMLAFEAPITVHYQLPVTLVSLVIALITAWWAMRTLSLPALNFMHCLKASIWIGLGIATMHYVGMSAMRSQAIIYYQPALFALSVVIAMVASLAALLLASYLRKGAGMLHQLLKYSASLVLGAGIVSMHFTGMAAFNLVLPTGSLLTLPGENNHLQLGLTVAVMTLLIIGSSISAALADKKLQKKERDLQRVNSLLSQLDQARLSLQQVAHYDALTNLINRRGFNQIFAEKLVEKSREGGMLAVLFLDIDHFKRINDSLGHDAGDELLKVLADHIKDSVRSDEDVVARFGGDEFCLLINLQDREEARQLAQRIMLKMKAPIELAGRRMVMTTSIGISLFPQDGRTCEELLKNADLALYQSKGNGRNGLNFFSANLKVRATLELQLEEELRHALHEDTGLMLFYQPIYDLKTGQVSKLEALIRWQHPIHGFLTPDRFIAIAEANGLIAELDNWVLRKACEDLGELSRQGCEELKIAVNCSPLNLAREDLADEIEQALRNAGVAPDRLELEVTENALMGNIADTLVLLRQIRDLGVSLSIDDFGTGYSSLAYLKRLPLNTLKIDRSFIQEIPKSTQDMEIVQAIIAMAHTLHLQVVTEGVETFEQYQFLERQGCDFVQGYLLSRPVPLTDLHPVLNEINQRKQSYTVMPLSLVHGTSALM; this is encoded by the coding sequence ATGGAGTGGCTTGGTCTGCATTTCATTACCGAGCTGCCAGAGAGTGGGCAGGTCATACTCAATTGCTTACATGACCCTTTTCTGGTGTTGCTGGCTTATCTGGTCGCCTGTGCGGGCAGCTTCGCCACCCTGGATATGGCCGATCGGCTTGTGCACGCTGAGAAACCCGCCTCCCAGCGACTCTGGCGTTGGGTCGGTGCCGGTTGTCTGTCGGGCGGGATCTGGGCCATGCATTTTATCGGCATGCTGGCGTTCGAGGCGCCGATCACTGTCCACTATCAACTTCCCGTCACGCTTGTCTCCCTGGTGATCGCCTTGATTACCGCGTGGTGGGCAATGCGCACCCTCAGCCTGCCTGCCCTTAATTTCATGCACTGCCTCAAGGCCTCGATCTGGATCGGCCTGGGCATTGCCACCATGCATTACGTGGGCATGTCCGCCATGCGCTCGCAAGCGATCATCTATTACCAGCCCGCGTTGTTTGCCCTCTCTGTCGTGATCGCGATGGTTGCCAGCCTGGCGGCGCTGCTGCTGGCGAGCTATTTACGCAAGGGCGCCGGCATGCTCCATCAGCTACTCAAGTACAGTGCCAGCCTGGTGCTTGGGGCAGGCATCGTCAGCATGCATTTCACCGGTATGGCCGCCTTCAACCTGGTGTTGCCCACCGGCAGCCTCCTGACGCTACCGGGGGAAAACAATCACCTGCAACTGGGTCTGACGGTCGCGGTCATGACTCTACTGATTATCGGGAGCAGCATCAGTGCCGCATTGGCGGACAAAAAACTGCAAAAAAAGGAACGCGACCTACAGCGGGTGAACTCGTTGCTCAGTCAGCTGGACCAGGCGCGTCTGTCGCTGCAGCAGGTTGCGCACTACGACGCCTTGACCAACCTGATCAACCGCCGCGGCTTCAATCAAATCTTCGCCGAAAAGCTCGTCGAGAAGTCCCGCGAGGGTGGCATGCTCGCCGTGCTTTTCCTCGACATCGACCATTTCAAACGGATCAACGACAGCCTCGGCCATGACGCCGGCGACGAACTGCTCAAGGTGCTCGCCGACCACATCAAAGACTCCGTACGCAGCGACGAAGACGTGGTGGCGCGTTTCGGTGGCGACGAGTTCTGCCTGCTCATCAACCTGCAAGATCGGGAAGAAGCTCGCCAGTTGGCCCAGCGCATCATGCTGAAAATGAAGGCGCCGATCGAGCTGGCCGGACGGCGCATGGTAATGACCACCAGCATTGGCATCAGCCTGTTTCCGCAAGATGGCAGGACTTGCGAAGAGCTGCTGAAAAACGCCGACCTGGCGCTGTACCAGTCCAAGGGCAACGGCCGTAACGGCCTGAATTTCTTCAGTGCCAATCTCAAGGTCCGAGCCACGCTGGAGCTGCAACTGGAAGAAGAACTGCGCCATGCGTTGCACGAAGACACCGGCCTGATGCTCTTTTACCAACCGATCTACGACCTTAAAACCGGTCAGGTCAGCAAACTTGAGGCATTGATTCGTTGGCAGCACCCGATCCATGGATTTCTGACACCCGACCGTTTCATTGCCATCGCCGAGGCCAACGGCTTGATCGCCGAGTTGGACAACTGGGTGCTGCGAAAAGCTTGTGAAGATCTGGGCGAGCTGTCACGCCAGGGTTGCGAGGAGCTGAAGATTGCCGTGAACTGCTCGCCCCTGAACCTGGCGCGCGAAGATCTGGCCGATGAAATCGAACAAGCGCTGCGCAACGCCGGGGTAGCGCCCGATCGGCTGGAGCTGGAGGTCACCGAAAATGCCCTGATGGGCAATATCGCCGATACGCTGGTGCTGCTGCGGCAGATTCGTGACCTCGGCGTCTCGCTGTCGATCGATGACTTCGGCACCGGCTATTCATCCCTCGCCTACCTCAAGCGCCTGCCGCTCAACACGCTGAAGATCGACCGCTCGTTTATCCAGGAAATCCCCAAATCCACCCAGGACATGGAAATCGTCCAGGCCATTATCGCCATGGCCCACACCCTGCATTTGCAGGTGGTGACCGAAGGTGTCGAAACGTTCGAGCAGTACCAGTTTCTGGAACGCCAGGGTTGCGACTTCGTTCAGGGTTACCTGCTCAGTCGCCCGGTGCCGCTGACTGATTTACATCCGGTCCTGAACGAAATTAACCAGCGCAAGCAGTCGTACACTGTCATGCCGTTGAGTCTGGTCCACGGTACATCTGCACTAATGTAG
- a CDS encoding NAD(P)-dependent oxidoreductase, giving the protein MMSTLPSLGFAGIGLMGLPMCRRLLAAGYPLTVWNRNPDKCAPLVEAGARQVATPAELCQHADVVMLCLADTAVVREVVFGKAGIVEGAKKAQLLVDFSSLEPTATREMATALVSKTGMGWLDAPVSGGVVGAEAGSLAIMVGGIASDLERVKAVLLSLGQRVTHMGPVGAGQVTKACNQMIVACNALVIAEVVALAERSGVDASLIAEALAGGFADSKPLQILAPQMAESRFEPVKWHVRTLLKDLDTAVKFSREQGSATPISGLAAQLMRLHGGQGFLEKDPSTLVQMYRGPDSTA; this is encoded by the coding sequence ATGATGTCAACGCTACCTTCGTTGGGGTTCGCCGGAATAGGGCTCATGGGGTTGCCGATGTGCCGGCGTTTGCTCGCGGCGGGCTATCCGCTGACGGTGTGGAACCGTAACCCGGACAAATGTGCGCCACTGGTGGAGGCGGGTGCGCGTCAGGTCGCTACTCCAGCCGAGCTGTGCCAACACGCTGATGTGGTGATGTTGTGTCTGGCGGACACGGCGGTGGTACGCGAGGTGGTTTTCGGCAAGGCGGGCATTGTCGAGGGGGCCAAAAAAGCTCAATTGCTCGTGGACTTTTCCAGTCTTGAGCCCACCGCCACGCGGGAAATGGCGACAGCGCTTGTCAGCAAAACCGGTATGGGCTGGCTGGATGCGCCGGTTTCCGGCGGCGTTGTCGGCGCCGAGGCGGGAAGCCTGGCAATCATGGTCGGTGGTATTGCGTCGGACCTTGAGCGAGTCAAAGCCGTTTTGCTCAGTCTTGGCCAACGCGTGACGCACATGGGTCCTGTCGGGGCCGGCCAGGTGACCAAGGCGTGCAATCAGATGATCGTCGCCTGCAATGCACTGGTGATCGCCGAAGTGGTTGCGCTGGCGGAGCGCTCCGGCGTTGATGCAAGCCTGATCGCCGAGGCGCTGGCCGGCGGTTTTGCCGATTCAAAACCCTTGCAGATCCTTGCTCCGCAAATGGCCGAGAGCCGTTTCGAACCGGTCAAATGGCACGTGCGAACCTTGCTCAAGGACTTGGACACCGCGGTGAAGTTTTCCCGCGAACAAGGTTCGGCAACACCGATCAGCGGCCTGGCCGCACAACTGATGCGACTGCACGGGGGCCAGGGTTTCCTGGAAAAAGACCCTTCTACATTAGTGCAGATGTACCGTGGACCAGACTCAACGGCATGA
- a CDS encoding DUF2288 domain-containing protein, which translates to MNQEPSTLYAKLLGETASITWKELEPFFAKGALLWVDPGLDLIAAAEAMATDDGEKVAAWLAADKVAKLSETRALDLFERDPELWAVVVSPWIMIQERAQV; encoded by the coding sequence ATGAATCAAGAACCTAGCACCCTCTATGCCAAGCTGCTTGGAGAAACCGCATCTATTACCTGGAAAGAGTTGGAGCCGTTCTTCGCCAAGGGTGCCCTATTGTGGGTCGACCCAGGTCTGGATTTGATCGCAGCAGCGGAGGCCATGGCGACGGATGACGGCGAGAAAGTGGCTGCCTGGTTGGCCGCTGACAAAGTCGCCAAGCTGTCTGAAACGCGGGCGCTGGATCTCTTCGAACGCGATCCGGAACTGTGGGCTGTGGTCGTTTCGCCGTGGATTATGATCCAGGAAAGAGCGCAGGTTTGA
- a CDS encoding branched-chain amino acid ABC transporter substrate-binding protein — protein sequence MTKATKQISKLFAAMVLAGVASHSFAADTIKIGIAGPKTGPVAQYGDMQFSGAKMAIEQINAKGGVDGKKLEAVEYDDACDPKQAVAVANKVVNDGVKFVVGHLCSSSTQPASDIYEDEGVIMITPAATSPDITARGYKMVFRTIGLDSAQGPAAGNYIADHVKPKIVAVLHDKQQYGEGIATAVKKTLEGKGVKVAVFEGINAGDKDFSSMISKLKQANVDFVYYGGYHPELGLILRQSQEKGLKAKFMGPEGVGNDSISQIAKDASEGLLVTLPKSFDQDPANVALADAFKAKKEDPSGPFVFPAYSAVTVIADAITAAKSEDTAKVAAEIHKGTFKTPTGDLSFDDKGDLKDFKFVVYEWHFGKPKTEAKPQ from the coding sequence ATGACTAAGGCTACTAAGCAGATTTCCAAACTGTTTGCCGCTATGGTTCTGGCCGGGGTTGCCAGCCATTCGTTCGCAGCTGACACCATCAAGATCGGCATCGCCGGCCCTAAAACCGGTCCTGTAGCCCAATACGGCGACATGCAGTTCAGCGGCGCCAAAATGGCCATTGAACAGATCAACGCCAAAGGCGGCGTAGACGGCAAGAAACTCGAAGCCGTTGAATACGATGACGCCTGTGATCCAAAACAAGCGGTAGCGGTCGCGAACAAAGTCGTCAACGACGGCGTCAAGTTCGTAGTTGGCCACCTGTGCTCCAGCTCCACTCAACCGGCTTCGGACATCTACGAAGACGAAGGCGTGATCATGATCACCCCGGCTGCCACCAGCCCGGACATCACCGCCCGTGGTTACAAAATGGTGTTCCGCACCATCGGTCTGGACAGCGCCCAGGGCCCTGCCGCCGGTAACTACATTGCCGATCACGTAAAACCGAAAATCGTTGCTGTCCTGCACGACAAACAGCAATACGGTGAAGGCATCGCCACCGCCGTGAAGAAAACCCTGGAAGGCAAAGGCGTGAAAGTCGCCGTGTTCGAAGGCATCAACGCCGGCGACAAAGACTTCTCGTCGATGATTTCCAAGCTCAAGCAAGCCAACGTCGACTTCGTTTACTACGGCGGCTACCACCCGGAGCTGGGTTTGATCCTGCGTCAATCCCAGGAAAAAGGCCTGAAAGCCAAGTTCATGGGTCCGGAAGGCGTGGGTAACGACTCCATTTCGCAGATCGCCAAAGACGCTTCCGAAGGCCTGCTGGTGACCCTGCCGAAATCTTTCGACCAGGATCCGGCTAACGTTGCCCTGGCTGATGCGTTCAAAGCCAAGAAAGAAGATCCAAGTGGTCCGTTCGTGTTCCCGGCCTACTCGGCTGTGACCGTGATCGCCGACGCAATCACCGCTGCCAAGTCCGAAGACACTGCCAAAGTGGCTGCAGAAATCCACAAAGGCACCTTCAAGACCCCAACCGGCGACCTGAGCTTCGACGACAAGGGCGACCTGAAAGACTTCAAATTTGTGGTTTACGAGTGGCACTTCGGCAAACCAAAAACTGAAGCCAAGCCTCAGTAA
- the livH gene encoding high-affinity branched-chain amino acid ABC transporter permease LivH: MPDIYHFFQQLVNGLTIGSTYALIAIGYTMVYGIIGMINFAHGEVYMIGSYVAFIAIAGLAMLGLDSVPLLMTAAFLATIVVTSAYGYSIERIAYRPLRGSNRLIPLISAIGMSIFLQNTVLLAQDSKDKSIPNLIPGNFAFGPGGAQEVLISYMQIVVFVVTLVAMLGLTLFISRSRLGRACRACAEDIKMANLLGINTNNIIALTFVIGAALAAIAAVLLSMQYGVINPNAGFLVGLKAFTAAVLGGIGSIPGAMLGGLVLGVAEAFGADIFGDQYKDVVAFGLLVLVLLFRPTGLLGRPEVEKV; encoded by the coding sequence ATGCCTGACATCTATCACTTCTTCCAACAGCTGGTTAATGGTCTGACCATTGGCAGCACGTATGCCCTGATCGCCATCGGCTATACGATGGTTTACGGCATCATTGGAATGATCAACTTCGCCCACGGCGAGGTGTACATGATTGGCTCCTACGTGGCGTTCATCGCCATCGCCGGGCTGGCCATGCTGGGACTCGACAGTGTTCCGCTGTTGATGACTGCCGCTTTCCTCGCGACCATCGTCGTGACCAGTGCCTACGGCTACAGCATCGAACGGATCGCCTACCGCCCCCTGCGCGGCAGCAACCGTCTGATCCCGCTGATCTCCGCCATCGGCATGTCGATCTTCCTGCAGAACACGGTTCTGCTGGCGCAAGACTCCAAGGACAAATCCATCCCCAACCTGATTCCGGGCAACTTTGCATTCGGGCCAGGTGGCGCACAAGAAGTGCTGATTTCCTACATGCAAATCGTGGTGTTCGTGGTGACTCTGGTCGCCATGCTCGGCCTGACGCTGTTCATCTCCCGCTCTCGCTTGGGTCGCGCCTGCCGCGCCTGCGCCGAAGACATCAAGATGGCCAACCTGCTGGGTATCAACACCAACAACATCATCGCCCTGACCTTCGTCATCGGTGCTGCCCTGGCGGCCATCGCGGCCGTGCTGCTGAGCATGCAATACGGCGTGATCAACCCGAACGCCGGTTTCCTTGTCGGCCTCAAGGCCTTCACTGCTGCGGTTCTGGGCGGTATCGGCAGTATTCCGGGCGCCATGCTCGGCGGTCTGGTCCTGGGCGTGGCGGAAGCCTTCGGTGCCGATATCTTCGGCGACCAGTACAAGGACGTCGTGGCCTTCGGTCTCTTGGTTTTGGTGTTGTTGTTCCGGCCAACCGGCCTGCTGGGCCGTCCGGAGGTTGAGAAAGTATGA
- a CDS encoding high-affinity branched-chain amino acid ABC transporter permease LivM, with protein sequence MTRNLKQALFSALLVWAVAYPVLGLKLTIVGINLEVHGTSTATLITIAVCSVLMFLRVLFDQQISSAWRSSPSMPLIPAKASNFLTLPTTQRWIIIALIAGALIWPFFGSRGAVDIATLVLIYVMLGLGLNIVVGLAGLLDLGYVGFYAVGAYSYALLSHYFGLSFWICLPIAGLMAATFGFLLGFPVLRLRGDYLAIVTLGFGEIIRLFLRNLTGLTGGPNGISNIEKPTFFGLTFERKAAEGMQTFHEYFGLEYNSINKVIFLYLVALLLALAALFVINRLLRMPLGRAWEALREDEIACRALGLNPTIIKLSAFTLGASFAGFAGSFFAARQGLITPESFTFIESAIILAIVVLGGMGSQLGVILAAVVMILLPEMMREFSEYRMLMFGALMVLMMIWRPQGLLPMQRPHMELRK encoded by the coding sequence ATGACTAGGAATCTTAAACAGGCGCTGTTCAGTGCCTTGCTGGTGTGGGCGGTTGCCTACCCGGTACTCGGCCTGAAGCTGACCATCGTCGGCATCAACCTCGAAGTCCACGGCACCAGCACCGCCACGTTGATCACCATCGCCGTCTGCTCGGTACTGATGTTCCTGCGCGTGCTGTTCGACCAGCAAATCAGCTCGGCCTGGCGCTCGTCGCCAAGCATGCCGCTGATCCCGGCCAAGGCCAGTAACTTCCTGACCCTGCCGACCACCCAGCGCTGGATCATCATTGCACTGATCGCCGGTGCACTGATCTGGCCGTTCTTCGGTTCTCGCGGCGCGGTCGATATCGCGACGCTGGTGCTGATCTACGTGATGCTCGGCCTCGGCCTGAACATCGTGGTCGGCCTGGCCGGCCTGCTCGACCTCGGTTACGTCGGTTTCTACGCCGTCGGCGCCTACAGCTATGCGCTGTTGTCGCACTACTTCGGTCTGAGCTTCTGGATCTGCCTGCCGATCGCCGGCCTGATGGCGGCCACTTTCGGCTTCCTGCTCGGTTTCCCGGTGTTGCGTCTGCGGGGCGACTACCTGGCGATCGTGACCTTGGGCTTCGGTGAAATCATCCGTCTGTTCCTGCGCAACCTGACCGGCCTCACTGGCGGCCCGAACGGTATCAGCAACATCGAGAAGCCAACGTTCTTCGGCCTGACGTTCGAACGCAAGGCTGCGGAAGGGATGCAAACCTTCCACGAGTATTTCGGCCTGGAATACAACTCGATCAACAAGGTGATTTTCCTCTACCTGGTGGCATTGCTCCTGGCACTGGCGGCGCTGTTTGTCATCAACCGCCTGCTGCGCATGCCGTTGGGCCGCGCCTGGGAAGCCTTGCGTGAAGACGAGATCGCCTGCCGCGCCTTGGGCCTGAATCCGACCATCATCAAACTGTCGGCTTTCACCCTGGGTGCCAGCTTCGCCGGTTTCGCCGGTAGCTTCTTCGCCGCCCGGCAAGGCCTGATCACGCCGGAGTCCTTCACCTTCATCGAGTCGGCGATCATCCTCGCCATCGTCGTGCTGGGTGGCATGGGCTCGCAACTGGGCGTGATCCTCGCTGCCGTGGTGATGATCCTGCTGCCGGAAATGATGCGTGAGTTCAGTGAGTACCGCATGTTGATGTTCGGTGCCTTGATGGTACTGATGATGATCTGGCGCCCTCAGGGTCTGCTGCCCATGCAACGTCCTCACATGGAGCTGCGCAAATGA
- the livG gene encoding high-affinity branched-chain amino acid ABC transporter ATP-binding protein LivG, protein MSREILKVENLSMRFGGLLAVNGVALSVKEKQVVALIGPNGAGKTTVFNCLTGFYKPSGGSILLDGEPIEGLPGHKIALKGVVRTFQNVRLFKDMTAVENLLIAQHRHLNTNFLSGLFKTPGFRKSEREAMEFAEYWLEKVNLKEFANRPAGTLAYGQQRRLEIARCMMTRPRILMLDEPAAGLNPKETEDLKALISVLREEHNVTVLLIEHDMKLVMSISDHIVVINQGTPLADGTPEQIRDNPEVIKAYLGEA, encoded by the coding sequence ATGAGCCGCGAAATCCTGAAAGTAGAAAACCTGAGCATGCGCTTCGGCGGCTTGCTGGCGGTCAATGGCGTTGCCTTGAGCGTGAAAGAAAAACAAGTGGTAGCCCTGATCGGTCCCAACGGCGCCGGCAAGACCACCGTGTTCAACTGCCTGACCGGTTTCTACAAGCCGAGCGGCGGTAGCATCCTGCTGGACGGCGAGCCGATCGAAGGCCTGCCGGGCCACAAGATCGCCCTCAAAGGCGTGGTGCGTACCTTCCAGAACGTGCGGTTGTTCAAGGACATGACCGCGGTCGAGAACCTCTTGATCGCCCAGCATCGTCACCTGAACACCAATTTCCTGTCCGGCCTGTTCAAGACTCCGGGGTTTCGCAAGAGCGAACGCGAGGCCATGGAATTCGCCGAATACTGGCTGGAAAAGGTCAACCTGAAAGAGTTCGCCAACCGTCCGGCCGGCACCCTGGCCTACGGTCAGCAACGTCGCCTGGAAATCGCCCGCTGCATGATGACCCGCCCGCGGATCCTCATGCTCGACGAACCGGCCGCCGGCCTGAACCCGAAGGAAACCGAGGACCTGAAAGCGCTGATCAGCGTGTTGCGTGAAGAGCACAACGTCACCGTGCTGCTGATCGAGCACGACATGAAACTGGTCATGAGCATTTCCGACCACATCGTTGTGATCAACCAGGGCACGCCTCTGGCTGACGGTACGCCGGAACAGATCCGCGACAATCCTGAAGTGATCAAAGCCTACCTGGGGGAAGCGTAA
- a CDS encoding ABC transporter ATP-binding protein, translating into MLQFENVSTFYGKIQALHSVNVEVRQGEIVTLIGANGAGKSTLLMTLCGSPRAHSGSIRYMGEELVGQDSSQIMRKSIAVVPEGRRVFSRLTVEENLSMGGFFTAKGDYQEQMDKVLGLFPRLKERFSQRGGTMSGGEQQMLAIGRALMSKPKLLLLDEPSLGLAPIIIQQIFDIIEQLRKDGVTVFLVEQNANQALKIADRAYVLENGRVVMQGTGESLLTDPKVREAYLGG; encoded by the coding sequence ATGCTGCAGTTCGAAAACGTTTCCACCTTCTACGGCAAGATCCAGGCGCTGCACAGCGTCAACGTCGAAGTCCGCCAGGGCGAGATCGTGACCCTGATCGGCGCCAACGGTGCCGGCAAGTCCACGCTGCTGATGACCTTGTGCGGTTCACCGCGCGCCCACAGCGGCAGCATTCGCTACATGGGTGAGGAGCTGGTTGGCCAGGACTCCTCGCAGATCATGCGCAAGAGCATCGCCGTGGTGCCGGAAGGTCGTCGGGTGTTTTCCCGCCTGACCGTGGAAGAGAACCTGTCCATGGGCGGATTCTTCACCGCGAAAGGCGATTATCAGGAGCAGATGGACAAGGTTCTCGGACTTTTCCCACGCCTGAAAGAGCGCTTTAGTCAGCGCGGCGGCACCATGTCTGGCGGCGAACAGCAAATGCTTGCGATCGGCCGCGCGCTGATGAGCAAACCCAAGCTGCTGCTGCTCGACGAGCCATCGCTGGGCCTTGCACCGATCATTATCCAGCAGATCTTCGACATCATCGAACAGCTGCGCAAGGACGGTGTGACGGTGTTCCTGGTGGAGCAGAACGCCAATCAGGCGTTGAAAATCGCCGACCGTGCCTACGTGCTGGAAAACGGCCGGGTGGTGATGCAAGGCACCGGTGAATCGCTGCTGACCGACCCGAAAGTGCGCGAAGCGTACCTGGGCGGCTAA
- a CDS encoding LysR family transcriptional regulator, with the protein MSEMDDLAAFAVLVEAGSFTLAAQQLGCSKGQLSKRISLLEAQFSVVLLQRTTRRLSLTAAGAALLPQAQALVVQVERARQALARLKDDMAGPVRMTVPVSLGETFFDGLLLEFSSQYPEVQIELDLSNNYRDLSRDGFDLAVRSDVANDERLVARPLLAWHEMTCASPAYLDQYGEPSTPQALAEHRCLLNSHYSGREEWLYHQQHELLRVRVSGPFASNHYSLLKKAALAGAGIARLPSYLLPTELADGRLRWLLRDYQTRSMPMYLVHPYQGGLPKRTQVLADYLIGWFKRSGEVLDRL; encoded by the coding sequence ATGAGTGAAATGGATGATCTGGCGGCGTTCGCGGTGTTGGTCGAGGCGGGGAGTTTTACCTTGGCGGCGCAACAACTGGGTTGCAGCAAGGGGCAATTGTCCAAGCGCATCAGCCTTCTCGAAGCACAGTTTTCCGTAGTCCTTCTGCAACGCACCACGCGGCGCTTGAGCCTGACGGCTGCGGGCGCTGCGTTGTTGCCACAGGCGCAAGCGTTGGTCGTTCAGGTCGAAAGGGCGCGTCAGGCATTGGCGCGATTGAAGGATGACATGGCTGGTCCGGTGCGTATGACCGTTCCGGTTTCGCTGGGGGAAACCTTCTTCGATGGCTTGTTGCTGGAGTTCTCGAGCCAATACCCCGAGGTGCAGATCGAATTGGACCTCAGCAACAACTATCGCGATCTGTCCCGTGACGGTTTTGATCTGGCGGTCCGCTCCGATGTGGCCAATGACGAACGCCTGGTCGCGCGGCCGTTGCTGGCGTGGCACGAAATGACCTGCGCCAGCCCGGCCTATCTGGACCAGTACGGCGAGCCTTCGACACCCCAGGCGTTGGCCGAACATCGCTGTTTGCTTAACAGCCATTACAGCGGTCGCGAAGAGTGGTTGTATCACCAGCAGCACGAACTGTTGCGGGTGAGGGTCTCGGGTCCGTTTGCCAGCAACCATTACAGCCTGTTGAAAAAAGCCGCGCTCGCCGGTGCCGGCATTGCCCGTCTGCCGTCTTACTTGTTGCCGACGGAATTGGCTGACGGCCGTTTGCGCTGGCTCCTGCGTGACTATCAGACTCGGAGCATGCCGATGTACCTGGTGCATCCGTATCAAGGCGGATTGCCCAAGCGCACGCAGGTGTTGGCGGATTACTTGATTGGCTGGTTCAAGCGCAGTGGCGAGGTGCTGGACAGGCTATAG
- a CDS encoding short chain dehydrogenase: MKILLIGAGGTIGSAVDKELSLRHEIIRIGRNSGDFQVDISDSASIRKLFEQTGKFDALICAAGNVTFAPLGEMTDESFALGLKDKLMGQVNLLLIGREFANDGASFTFTTGVLSHDPIRSGASAALVNGALDSFVRAAAIELPRGLRVNSISPNVLVEAMGKYAPYFRGFKPVPAADVALAYAKSVEGLQTGQTFHVG; this comes from the coding sequence ATGAAAATTCTTTTGATTGGCGCAGGCGGCACCATCGGTTCGGCGGTCGACAAGGAACTGTCCCTGCGCCACGAAATCATCCGCATCGGCCGCAACAGCGGTGATTTTCAGGTGGACATCAGCGACAGCGCCTCGATTCGCAAACTGTTCGAGCAGACCGGCAAATTCGATGCGCTGATCTGCGCCGCTGGCAACGTAACCTTCGCGCCGCTGGGGGAAATGACTGACGAGAGTTTTGCCTTGGGTCTGAAGGACAAGCTGATGGGCCAGGTCAATCTACTGTTGATCGGACGCGAGTTCGCCAACGACGGCGCATCGTTCACCTTCACCACTGGCGTGCTCAGCCACGACCCGATTCGCAGCGGCGCCTCGGCGGCGCTGGTCAACGGTGCGCTGGACAGCTTCGTCCGTGCTGCCGCCATCGAACTGCCGCGCGGCCTGCGGGTTAATTCGATCAGCCCGAACGTGCTGGTCGAAGCCATGGGCAAATACGCGCCGTACTTCCGCGGCTTCAAACCGGTTCCGGCGGCGGATGTGGCATTGGCCTACGCCAAAAGTGTCGAAGGCTTGCAGACCGGCCAGACATTTCACGTAGGCTGA